From the genome of Thunnus thynnus chromosome 1, fThuThy2.1, whole genome shotgun sequence, one region includes:
- the LOC137188831 gene encoding membrane progestin receptor beta-like codes for MPRVSFALPSLSLTFLPPLARLLPSLPATVRDVDVPPLFRERFILSGYRPVGLTWRCYVLSLFQIHNETVNVWSHLLAAACVVARFLLFMGPEGQGFSVDASSLPLVLYVFSAVTYLSCSAAAHLLQSHSEQAHYSLFFLDYMGVGVYQYGCALALCLYSSDAAWTQSMLGQIFLPAAALLAWFSCSTCCYAKLRFRRPYPLHRKLYQVVPMGVAYILDISPVAHRLATQSWTSNSALPLHGLQVVLFLLSAFFFSCPIPERFSPGRYDIIGHGHQLFHLLLSFCTLAQQEALFRDFLWRRPALVREFGEEHLLLACASFPCLMLCCVMTALAMRRRAKKQLLKEQR; via the exons ATGCCTCGGGTGTCGTTCGCCCTTCCCTCGCTGTCCCTCACCTTCCTCCCCCCGCTGGCCCGCCTCCTGCCATCCCTGCCCGCCACTGTGCGGGACGTGGACGTGCCCCCTCTGTTTCGGGAGCGCTTCATCCTGTCAGGGTACCGTCCTGTGGGCCTGACATGGCGTTGCTACGTCCTCAGCCTCTTCCAGATCCACAACGAGACAGTGAACGTGTGGAGCCACCTGCTGGCCGCTGCCTGTGTGGTCGCCAGGTTCCTGCTGTTCATG GGTCCTGAAGGTCAGGGGTTTTCTGTGGACGCCTCCTCGCTGCCTCTGGTCCTCTATGTCTTCTCTGCCGTCACATACCTGAGCTGCAG CGCTGCGGCTCACCTGCTGCAGTCTCACTCGGAGCAGGCACATTACTCGCTCTTCTTCCTGGACTACATGGGCGTGGGCGTCTACCAGTATGGCTGCGCTCTGGCTCTGTGCCTGTACAGCTCGGACGCCGCCTGGACACAAAGCATGCTGGGACAG ATCTTTCTCCCGGCCGCCGCCCTCCTCGCCTGGTTCTCCTGCTCCACCTGCTGTTATGCAAAGCTTCGTTTCCGGCGGCCGTACCCGCTCCACAGGAAGCTCTACCAGGTGGTCCCGATGGGCGTGGCCTACATACTGGACATCAGCCCCGTCGCCCACCGCCTCGCCACCCAAAGCTGGACCAGCAACTCTGCACTCCCACTGCATGGCCTGCAG GTGGTGCTGTTTCTGCTGTCcgccttcttcttctcttgccCCATACCTGAGCGTTTCTCCCCCGGCCGCTATGACATCATCGGCCATGGCCACCAGCTCTTCCACCTCCTTCTGTCCTTCTGCACGCTGGCCCAGCAGGAAGCGCTGTTCCGGGACTTCCTGTGGAGGCGGCCAGCGCTGGTCAGAGAGTTCGGAGAGGAGCACCTCCTGCTGGCCTGCGCCTCCTTCCCCTGCCTGATGCTCTGCTGCGTGATGACGGCGCTTGCCATGAGGCGGCGAGCTAAAAAACAACTGCTGAAAGAGCAgagatag
- the il17a/f2 gene encoding interleukin 17a/f2 — translation MKLRHSVCTLLLVCCSALWVASSSEVKVSSPPPGCDSLLTLSSEISTLSEGNGNIHSRSVSPWRWKSSTVKNRIPSTLWEAECSSSFCSSLNPGQTDRHNLNSVPIYQSVLVLNRQEKGRCYTAKYHSVAVGCTCVLAQTKQS, via the exons ATGAAGCTGAGACACAGCGTCTGCACTCTGCTGCTG gtaTGTTGCAGTGCATTGTGGGTAGCGTCCTCCTCCGAGGTAAAGgtttcatctcctcctcctggaTGTGACTCCCTGTTGACCCTCTCCTCAGAGATCTCCACCCTGTCTGAAGGAAACGGGAACATCCACAGCAGATCCGTGTCTCCGTGGCGATGGAA ATCGTCCACGGTGAAGAACCGGATCCCTTCCACCCTCTGGGAGGCCgagtgcagcagcagcttctgctCCAGTCTCAACCCGGGTCAGACGGACCGACACAACCTGAACTCGGTCCCCATCTACCAGAGCGTCCTGGTCCTGAACCGGCAGGAGAAGGGACGCTGCTACACTGCGAAGTACCACTCCGTGGCTGTCGGCTGCACCTGCGTCTTGGCCCAAACCAAGCAGAGCTGA